The window TCGATGAATTCCACCTCTGTTTCGAAAAGCGATTTGACGGATTGCTCAATCCATCTTTCCAGTTCATGGCTGTCTTTTATTATCCCACTTAAGTCAAAAAAGAAACAATGCGCCTTGCCTCTTTCTTGAATAGAAAGAAATAAATGATTCTCTCCTCGAGGATCCACCCTCTTTTCGATTTCTTGGCACAAAGTGCACATCCATTTTGTTATGAGCTGATCGTTTAACGAAACGTTGCGATAATCATCCAAAATCTCGTATTCTAGCGTCAGTTGTCGAGACCGCCAATTGTAAGTCATGATCCATTCAGCCAAACATGGCAAATTTAAATTGGTCAGCCTTGTTTCCTGACGGCTATTTAAAATAATTTCGTCAATCACACGTTTTGCATTTTCTGTATGTCCTAAATCAAGATTGCCCTTGATTAACTGGATGCGATTCATCCAATCATGCCGCACGTATTTTAAAACTTCCAGCAGCGTCCAGTCATTATTCATTCTTTTACTCCTATTTTGTCATATAGTAACCATCCCACACTCAATGGTTTTCCCATTCTTCTTCATTATGAAGTATAACAGAAAAGATTGAAATGAGATACAGAGGATTGCTTATTAAAAAGCAGCTGCATGCAACCAATGAACGACCAAACGCTTTTTACCGCTTCCGATGCTCCTTAAAACAAAAAAAGAGGGCGCCCAAAAGTTTCCCTTTGGGCACCCCTAACAGAAAAAGGATTATGCTTCTTTCGCAACAGGATAGACGCTAACTTTCTTTTTGTCACGACCGAATCGTTCAAAACGAACAACGCCGTCAATTTTAGCATATAGCGTGTCGTCTCCGCCACGGCCAACGTTTTCGCCAGGATAGACTTTTGTACCGCGTTGGCGATAAAGAATAGAACCGCCTGTTACAAATTGTCCATCCGCACGTTTAGCGCCCAAGCGTTTTGCGATAGAGTCGCGGCCGTTTTTAGTAGACCCAACCCCTTTTTTCGATGCAAAAAACTGAAGATCTAATTTAAGCATTCTTTCCACCTCCTACAGTTTTAAATACGATCTTGATAAAATCTCCGTACTGCTGTTCAATCGTTTGCAAGGACACCACCATGGCTTCCAAAAGAAACTGAACTTTTTCCAATTCTTTTCCCGTCGTCGTTTCAGGAATAACGCAACGGAGAAAACCTCCGCCGCCTTTTTGTTCAATCTCCGGTTCCACATTTGTCAACACCATGATGGAATTAATGGCCCCGAATGACACAGCTGATGCCCCCGCGCAAACGATATCTTGGCCATATTCAGCAAAATCGGCGTGTCCGTCCATTGTAAATGAACGAATTTTGCCGGAACGATCTTTTTCGATCACGACATTTATCATCTTATATCGCCTTACGCGTTGATTTTTTCAATCACGACTTTTGTGTAAGGTTGACGATGACCTTGTTTGCGGCGATAATTTTTCTTTGGTTTATATTTAAAAACAACGATTTTTTTGCCGCGGCCATGTTTTTCCACTTTGCCAGTGACCGTTGCACCTTCTACAAGTGGAGTACCTACTTTTACATCTTCGCCGCCTACGAATAAAACTTTGTCAAAAGTCACAGTTTCTCCTTCAGCAGCATCCACTTTTTCGATATAAACAGTTTGACCTTCTTCCACTTTCAACTGTTTTCCGCCAGTTTCAATAATAGCGTACATTTACTGCACCTCCTTAATAACTAAGACTCGCCAATGGCAGGTGTTTCGCAAAGCGAAAACTTAAAACCTGTTATGAGCGGTTGTAGCACGGGTGCTACAATAATAACATTGAGATTTTACCATCTTTTATAAAAGAGTGTCAACCTTTTTTCGGTCTTTCTCCTAGCAATTTCATTTCTTCCTCTGTTCCCAGTCGGCTGATTTCTCCAAAAGGATGTGGCCGATTGACAATCCTATAGAATATTTTTTTCTTTAGAAGATTCTCTAAATGAAAATGATCGCCATTTTGTTCGCCGGCAAATGCTTTTTTGACATCCTCCGTTACATCAAGCAAAACAGCTTCTTGATCCTGTCTCGCATATTCGAAAAGAGCTCTCTCCATTTGAAAAGCAGTCGTTGCTGCGCTTAAAACTCTTCCTTTCCCCATACAAACAGGGCAAGGCTCCGTCAACGTTTCCAGCAGGGAGTTTTTCGTTTTCTTTCTTGTCAGCTGGAGTAATCCGAGAGAAGTAAATTCGTACACGTTCACGCTTTTCGGATCCTTTGCTGTTTCTTCCTCCAGCACTGCCCGGATTTGTTCTCTATCTTTGTCCGAGTCCATATTAATAAAATCGATTAAAATGATGCCGCTTATATCACGCAATCGAATCTGCCTTGGAATTTCCCTTGCTGCTTCGATATTTGAGAGAAAAGCAGTATGACGAAAATCGCTTTTCCCCGTATATTTCCCCGAATTTACATCAATAACTGTCATCGCTTCCGTTTTTTCAATAATGACATATCCGCCGCTTGGAAGCCAGACAATTTGTTTTAATGCCTTTTGTATCTCCGCATCAAGGTCAAAAGTGGAAAAAAGATCTTGCGGATGATGATGAAGCTCACAACGCCAATGTTGACTGGAGAAACGGGCATCGCTAGTAATCAACTTTTGAAAAGCAGGATCGTCCACAATCAGCGACCCGCTCTTTAATCTGATCATTTGAGCGATCGCTTCTTCCTTAAACGGATCTCTTTGAAATAATAAAGAAGGGGCTTTTTTATTCGGTATTTGGGACAATACCTTTCTATGCATTTCCCGCAACGCCACCCATTCCTTTTCAATTTCTGTTTTTTCACCAGCGGCAACAGAAGTTCTTAAAATGACGCCTTCCTGCTCTTTTTTCATTTGTTGTGCCCATTGTTTCCAGTTTTCTCGTTCTTCTTGACCCATTTTTCTTGAAACGGCGATATGATTTCCTGCCGGTATATAGACTAAATACATCCCGGGCCATTCTATGAGGGCCGTCAACTCAGGACCTTTATGATCAGTGGCATCTTTTTTTACTTGAACCGCTATCTTTTCCCCTTCGAACACTAATTGTGAAATCGGCAATTGGCGGGAATCAGGAATTTGATCTTTAGGCAAATAACCGTTTTTTCCGATTCCGATATCGACAAAACAAGCGTTCATGCCCGGCTCAATTTTTTGGATAACCCCGTAATAAATATTTCCGACAATGGATTGATGCGAAGGCTGAAAAATATGAAATTGATCCGCTTTTCCGTCGCGGAGAACTGCCATGCGCTTTTCCCGGCCTTTTGCACTTACGATAATTTGATTCATCATTCCACCCTTTTCAACATATCCACATTAAAACAAAAAAACTTTTTGTCGCTGGAAGATAAAAAAATAGGTGCAAATGTCTCAAATCTATCTGTAAGAAACATTCCACCTTCCTTGATATCTCAGCAAAAATCTGAACATAACCGATTGGTCACATCCATATTCGATCCATGTACGTCTGTCAAAAAAAGATTTATCATGTAAATGGAAAAACAGCACCTCGTCCACTATACTTTACTCATTTCGTCAGCACCCGTCAATAATAATAAAGAAGGTCGCCAATTTTCACCGTTGTTTGTTTTTCAGAGAAATAGGCGTGTAACACTTCATTTTCATCTAATTTTCCTTTTTCTTCTCCATTTTCCATCACAATGATCGGATGTTTGACTCCCCGTTGAAACTGCATTAATACAGTCGATAAAACCGTATCGCTCGATACAGTGATCGGTTTAAGCTGATGTATCCCCCTTCGATTTCCGTAATAACGTTCAAGCAAAAAGCGCATCATCACATAATGACGTTGTTTCCATTCTTGCCAAAGCGAAAAATATAAGAATGAGAGAACAATCCAAAGATGGAGTTGAAACGGAGCCCATATCAAAACCATTGCATGCAGGCAAACGAGCAAAAAAAAGGAACTAACGACTGTCCACTGCATAGCGCTCAAAAAAGTTTTGACTCTTGACAGTATGAGCAAGATTAATTTTCCGCCATCCAGCGGCCAAATCGGCAATAAATTAAAACAAAGAATCATCCAATTGTACATAAGAAAATCATCATAAAATACTTTCGGAACTATATGAAAAGAATACAACAGTGCGGCTAATCCCATCATCCATACATGTTGAATCGGACCAGCGATGACGACCAGCAATTCTTCATGCAAAGGTCGATTTCCGTGTTCATCCATTTCCGCCACTCCGCCGAACGGGAGCAACGATACTTTTCTGATTCTCCACGAAAAAAACAGGGCTGTAAAAAAGTGCCCCATTTCATGGATGGCAATAATACATAACACCATGATTAAATCGAAAAAGTATCCAGTGGCAACGCTAATTCCGATCACCAGCCAAAGAAGAGGATGAATATGAATTTTTGAAAAAAAAGTGACGGCTTTATTCAAATTTGATCACCTTGTTTGGATCGATGTAATGATCGTCTTGTTTGATTGCAAAATAAAATTCACCAGAAGTTCCGTCTGCCCGGTCTTTCGCCTTTCCGATTGCTTCCCCCGCCTGAACGCGTTGATAGGGCTCCACAGAAATGGATTGCAATTGCCCATACCAAGATTCGGATTGATCAGGATGCTGAATGACTACTGTATTCCCCGTTTCGGCTTCTTTCCCGGCAAAGATGACAAGCCCATCTTTCATCGCATCTACTACTTCCCCTTTTCCTGTCTTCACCATGACTCCTTTTCCATTCGCTTGAAATGTTTCCACCACTTTTCCGGACGCCGGAACGGCCAAATCCTTTTTTGGTTTGTCCACTGTGACTGTTTTTTCTTTCTGCGGCCATATGGCCAAGGGCTTCCCAAACTGTTTTTCATACCAGTTGGCAATGGAGGCAAACTGAATGTCTGTTTCCATTGCTTGGCGTATCCACTTTTGACTGTCGACCATCACAGGTGATTGGCTTTTAAATACAATCGCGGTCCCCAAAACAAGCGCTCCCGAAGCCAATATTTTAAAGAGAAACCATTCCTTTTTCACGAAAGGCCTGTACTCATCATTTGGAGCTTCGTAATCAATGGCTTGGTGATCAAATTCCATTTCTTCTCCAAATGCCATATTGATAGGCTGAAAGGCGCGCTGATTGGCTTGACGTCGTTTTTCCCTGTTTCGTTTCGCAATTCTTTTCTTAATTTCCTTTTTTCGATCCTTCATCTCTCATCCCTCTTTGCTCCGTTTATGTTCCATCTTATGACTTGTCCAGAGAGAGTATGACTATTGCCCATCATTTCAAAGAAAGGAGAGACAAAAAAAATCGGCCTCTTCTTTGGTCAGAATATCCCAAAGCAAAGCCGAATCGTTTCCTGAAAATGTTCTTTCAAAATTTATTTGCTCCGAATGCCAAAAAACTTTTTAATTCGCGAAAAAACTCCTTCTTTTTCTGTTTCAAGCGGTTGAAGAGGGATGGATTCACCGAGGATTCGCCGGGCAATATTCCGAAAAGCAATAGACGCCCGATTATTCGGATCATGTGCAATCGGTTCCCCTGCATTCGAAGATTTAATCACTTCATCGTCATCTACCACGATTCCGAGCAAATCAATGGACAAATGGGTTGTAATTTCATCGACATCCAACATTTCACCATTTTCCACCATATGGCTGCGAATGCGATTGATCACAAGCTTAGGTGGCTCAATATGACTTTCTTTTTCCAAAAGACCAATGATCCGATCAGCATCCCGTACCGCCGATTTTTCGGGAGTGGTAACCACTATGGCCTTATCCGCTCCTGCCACTGCATTTCGATAGCCTTGCTCAATGCCTGCAGGACAATCGATTAAGATATAATCAAAATCCTGTTTCAATTCTTCAACCAGCTTTTTTATTTGTTCCGGAGAAACAGCCGACTTGTCGCTCGTTTGCGCAGCTGGAAGCAGAAAAAGCAGATCATTAAACCGCTTGTCTTTCACGAGAGCCTGATGAATTTTACAACGCCCTTCTGCAACATCCACCAAATCGTAAATAATTCTATTTTCCAATCCCAATACCACGTCTAAATTTCGTAGTCCAATATCTG of the Bacillus smithii genome contains:
- the minD gene encoding septum site-determining protein MinD; translation: MGEAIVITSGKGGVGKTTTSANLGTALALLDKKVCLVDTDIGLRNLDVVLGLENRIIYDLVDVAEGRCKIHQALVKDKRFNDLLFLLPAAQTSDKSAVSPEQIKKLVEELKQDFDYILIDCPAGIEQGYRNAVAGADKAIVVTTPEKSAVRDADRIIGLLEKESHIEPPKLVINRIRSHMVENGEMLDVDEITTHLSIDLLGIVVDDDEVIKSSNAGEPIAHDPNNRASIAFRNIARRILGESIPLQPLETEKEGVFSRIKKFFGIRSK
- a CDS encoding M50 family metallopeptidase, coding for MNKAVTFFSKIHIHPLLWLVIGISVATGYFFDLIMVLCIIAIHEMGHFFTALFFSWRIRKVSLLPFGGVAEMDEHGNRPLHEELLVVIAGPIQHVWMMGLAALLYSFHIVPKVFYDDFLMYNWMILCFNLLPIWPLDGGKLILLILSRVKTFLSAMQWTVVSSFFLLVCLHAMVLIWAPFQLHLWIVLSFLYFSLWQEWKQRHYVMMRFLLERYYGNRRGIHQLKPITVSSDTVLSTVLMQFQRGVKHPIIVMENGEEKGKLDENEVLHAYFSEKQTTVKIGDLLYYY
- a CDS encoding Spo0B C-terminal domain-containing protein; its protein translation is MNNDWTLLEVLKYVRHDWMNRIQLIKGNLDLGHTENAKRVIDEIILNSRQETRLTNLNLPCLAEWIMTYNWRSRQLTLEYEILDDYRNVSLNDQLITKWMCTLCQEIEKRVDPRGENHLFLSIQERGKAHCFFFDLSGIIKDSHELERWIEQSVKSLFETEVEFIESTDENLQFQVCFSPMER
- the rplU gene encoding 50S ribosomal protein L21; its protein translation is MYAIIETGGKQLKVEEGQTVYIEKVDAAEGETVTFDKVLFVGGEDVKVGTPLVEGATVTGKVEKHGRGKKIVVFKYKPKKNYRRKQGHRQPYTKVVIEKINA
- the rpmA gene encoding 50S ribosomal protein L27, encoding MLKLDLQFFASKKGVGSTKNGRDSIAKRLGAKRADGQFVTGGSILYRQRGTKVYPGENVGRGGDDTLYAKIDGVVRFERFGRDKKKVSVYPVAKEA
- a CDS encoding ribosomal-processing cysteine protease Prp; this encodes MINVVIEKDRSGKIRSFTMDGHADFAEYGQDIVCAGASAVSFGAINSIMVLTNVEPEIEQKGGGGFLRCVIPETTTGKELEKVQFLLEAMVVSLQTIEQQYGDFIKIVFKTVGGGKNA
- a CDS encoding Rne/Rng family ribonuclease is translated as MNQIIVSAKGREKRMAVLRDGKADQFHIFQPSHQSIVGNIYYGVIQKIEPGMNACFVDIGIGKNGYLPKDQIPDSRQLPISQLVFEGEKIAVQVKKDATDHKGPELTALIEWPGMYLVYIPAGNHIAVSRKMGQEERENWKQWAQQMKKEQEGVILRTSVAAGEKTEIEKEWVALREMHRKVLSQIPNKKAPSLLFQRDPFKEEAIAQMIRLKSGSLIVDDPAFQKLITSDARFSSQHWRCELHHHPQDLFSTFDLDAEIQKALKQIVWLPSGGYVIIEKTEAMTVIDVNSGKYTGKSDFRHTAFLSNIEAAREIPRQIRLRDISGIILIDFINMDSDKDREQIRAVLEEETAKDPKSVNVYEFTSLGLLQLTRKKTKNSLLETLTEPCPVCMGKGRVLSAATTAFQMERALFEYARQDQEAVLLDVTEDVKKAFAGEQNGDHFHLENLLKKKIFYRIVNRPHPFGEISRLGTEEEMKLLGERPKKG
- a CDS encoding M23 family metallopeptidase, with the translated sequence MKDRKKEIKKRIAKRNREKRRQANQRAFQPINMAFGEEMEFDHQAIDYEAPNDEYRPFVKKEWFLFKILASGALVLGTAIVFKSQSPVMVDSQKWIRQAMETDIQFASIANWYEKQFGKPLAIWPQKEKTVTVDKPKKDLAVPASGKVVETFQANGKGVMVKTGKGEVVDAMKDGLVIFAGKEAETGNTVVIQHPDQSESWYGQLQSISVEPYQRVQAGEAIGKAKDRADGTSGEFYFAIKQDDHYIDPNKVIKFE